The Hemibagrus wyckioides isolate EC202008001 linkage group LG13, SWU_Hwy_1.0, whole genome shotgun sequence DNA window tttcgtgctcccaactttgtgggtacagtttggggatgaccccttcctgttccaacatgactgcacaccaatgcacaaagcaaggtccataaagacatggatgggtgagtttggtgtagaggaacttgtcCAGCCTGGGCTAAACCGTACCTGATAGTTAGTACCAGGGACATGAGCCCAAGCGATATCAATGTCATTAAAGAATAGTCAAAAGGACGCAATGTCTCTATAGTCTAAAGGGGAGGAATGGCCATCTCTGCCGAATGAATTTAGCTTGCAAAACCCTGAGGCAAACATTCCAAAATTGGTAAAGGAATCAACAGAAAAATGATGCCTGTCACAAGGCACAAATACCTCCTTCCATCAAAATTGTTGATCCATATCAGTTGAAGAGAAAGACTGTAAACTTCTAAATGCAAATGTTGTCATTGTTTTGGAGCCATAGATCAAATTAAAGCTACCATATTCATACCAAATGCCACCAAACCTTAACAACTGACCTATTTTTTTATAACTGACCTCACTCTACCCTATCATATTAAAAGGTTTATACCATCAAGCTCTGAAGACCAGGGTGCTCATAAAATACACTGGTTATCATTTAGTGAAAGTATACAACCTATTGTTTTCTCAAGATTCGTCTTTTCTTCAGCATTTGTTTCTCGTTGGTTGGTTTCATTGGCTCTTGAATTCACGCGCATTTGTAGTGACGTAAATACTATCAACCTTTCGGGAGGGGAAGCTGAGGCATTAATCTTACAGTCTCAGTATGAGCGAGGGACCGGGAGAGAAATCATCACCGACTTTAATGATGAAGTGGTGTTTAGTGAGGAAATGACTCAAAAGACTTATGACAGCTGAGGACGCAAAGAGCGCGCGCGCATGACAGAGCCGTGAAAAGTTGTGAGGTGGACATTATCATCCTCAGTATCATCAGCATCGacaccagcatcatcatcactattactgttactactattATATCTCCGAAAATGCGGCGTCCTTCCGTTTTGCTCATGTGCGTTTTTACCGTCGCCTGCGTTAAAGCAGTCCACGGCcaggaggagaaggaaaagcGCTTTTTGTGCACTGTGATCCCTGTTGATAAAGACCCGAGTTGTCCTGTCCAGACGGAGTTTGTTCAGAGTGTCCAGGGTGAAGGTTTGAAGAAGACAGTGATGCAGCTCCGGGAGACTGTTCTCCAGCAACAAGAGACAATAACCCAGCAACTGGGTGCCATCAAAGAGCTGACATCCAAACTGTCTCAATGTGAGAGCACCTCGGAGGAGTCTTCGTCGTGGAGGAACGGTAAAGACACGATGGACGATGTCCCGAGAGATCCGAATGAAACTCTGGACGCACTGGGCAAGACCATGCAGAGCCTGAAGGACAGGCTTCAAAACCTAGAGGTGAGATGGACTGCTCCCACACCTAAGCACAAGTATACACATTAACCAGATTTTGCTGATTACTTTTCTGTATTGCCTTGGTTACAGTGCATATGCATATAGGTAAAGGCACGCGcgcatgtacacacacgcacgcgcgcgcatatacacacacgcacagtatATGGTAAAGACATTACATTAAACTGAATGTGAGCTGCACTGACATTGTAGCCCATGCAAAACATTTGTACTGTAAATCTTTTTGAAAAGCTTTTTAATAGTAATTAAGTGTGGGCGGTGAGGATTTGTAGGGATTATCCCCTCATCTTGTTCTATCTATATCTCTTACCTCGTGCAAACTCTCACACCACTCTAATTAGTGAACAATGCCATTTAATTACTAGTCCACCCCAACAGCCTTAAAGATAAGCGAACAACAAAATAAACGAAGTAATTCTATGTTATTACAGAGTTTATGaggttgtgtctgtgtctgtgaggCTGAACTGAGCCACAGGATTCCTATAAAGCCCTtaattttattcagtgtgtCTCATTAGCCCCAAAATATGATAAGGTCATTTCTTTTTAGCAAGGTGTGAGACAAATGATTAGTATTACTGCATGGTTGATCAGGCCATAGGCCCGAATATGGGGACTGAATTCAAAATGATTACATACATTCTCACAACAAAACAGTGCTGTCTTAAAATGATCTCTGTAGCTGATGATTAATTTACACAATTTATTAAGTGATAACGTATTGTGGGTTATCATATGTGGCGTATCATATTTTCAGTATGTATCAAGACATGCAGAAACATAACAGATTAATAATCTTTTGTTCACAGCAACAGCAGTTGCGAGCCAGCCTTTCTGGAGCTCCATTTCCCAGTGAACTGCGAGACATGCTGCAACGTAGGCTGGGTGATCTAGAGAGCCAACTACTGAGTAAAGTCAACGAGATGGAGGAAGAGAAGTCACAGCTGTATAACGAGACATCTGTTCATCGCCAGCGAACAGAAAACACCCTTAACACCCTCATTAACAGAATTTCTGATCTGGAGAAAGGTATTCACAACCATTTACACATCTGATGCACGACTTATCAGGTCCATTCCTCTTAATTTTCTCCAGAGAATgaccatttaattttttatacagTCATGAACAGGAAATTGGAAGTCTATGGCACTGGAAGAGTTAAGAGTTATTTTGCTGTTATACAGAAAACTATGTTTCCCACCAGAGGTGACCCATTACTAATTCACACTCTCTGCCAGCAGGTACAGGACTCAAGTCCCCTGAGGATTTTAAACTCTCCCTACCACTGCGCACAAACTACCTTTTTGGTCGCGTGAAAAAGAGCCTGCCAGAAATGTATGCCTTTACTGTGTGCATGTGGCTCAAGTCCAGTTCCAGCCCTGGCATTGGGACCCCTTTTTCTTATGGTGTCCCCGGGCAAGCAAACGAGATTGTGTTGATTGAATGGGGCAACAATCCAATAGAGCTACTCATCAATGACAAGGTAAATATAATTGTTTTCCAGCTATTTATGTGAGAGCATTTCAATCTTCTTAGGGTTCGGTTCATAAgttaatatatatttgaaaatTGTATACAGTTCAAAATAACATTTCCATAATCACATTTAAATTGGGCATACTCATTATTCACGTGCACACAGTTGTGAATTTTCTTACCTTTCCATCCCTGTGAAGGTGGCACAGTTACCTCTGTCTCTGAATGATGGAAGATGGCACCACATCTGCATTACCTGGACTACCAGAGATGGTTTGTGGGAGACCTACCAGGATGGCCAGAAAGTGGGATCAGGAGAGAACCTGGCCCCATGGCACCCCATCAAACCTGATGGAGTCCTTATTCTGGGCCAGGAACAGGTGAGAATAGCAGCAATTGTCTTCCAGGAAATAAGTGAAAGAGTGCATGTGTATTCATCATTGTCAAATTTCCATCTTCTTATCCTTTAAGGGGAATTTCCAAAGACAATTTGTTAGATAAGTCCCTGATGACCCAAAACACTGAGTTTCTAAATTGTTGTTGCTAGGATTATGTTAAAATATTTGACACTGCAATTGGATGTATTTTCCTTTTCAAAATAGTGAGAACAATGTTGAATGTGTAAGAAGGGCGATAATATTCTTAACATTTAATATACTATTTGATTTGCCTCTTGGGGCATGGTGGCTGAGTGGTTAGCCCATTTGCCACGTACTTCCGTATTTCTATCTCtatgtttgcatgttctttctGTGCTCTGggtactctagtttcctcctccagtccaaaggcGTGTGTTGTAGGTGGATTGGCATCTCTAAGTTGTCTGTAGTGTATGAAtaggtgggtgagtgtgtgtgcaattgcAGTGGGTTAGAATCTTGGCCAGTGTGTCTCCCACCTTTGCTGTGACCTTGCATAGGCTAAGCggtatagaaatagaaataatggATTAGCTTCATTGAAATTAGATTTTGTGTCGCCAACTATCAATAAATGTCAACTATGTGGTTCTGGATGGCTCAACAGAAAATTGTTCACCCTGTCATTGGAAGTTTTTGGAATTCGATTTTGAAATAGATTTTGAATCTTGACAATGTCTCAGCCATCTGTAGCCAGATTCCAAGGGAGCAAATCTGGTCATGCTTTCTGGGTGGGAGGAATGGCAGTTTGAGAATTCCACAGCTTAGTTGATTCTTGTGGCTCTCAAGTAAACAAAATGCTAATTgccagtttcataataacaagCTGTTGGGAAGCACTGtaacaaaaaaatggaaaagaaaagcatctcataaaATACAGCATTAGAACTGCAACTTATATCATGAGTTGTGAGCTGAGACCAATTCAGAGAGTCAGTCACCACTCTTGGCACTCTCACATAACCAACCCACCTACAGCCATGTCTTTGGGACGTGGGAGTAAACCAGAAGAAACCCACATTGACATAGGGAAAGCATGTGAAACTTCACACAGATAGTAACTTGAGCTCAGGATGGAACCAGGGAccatggagctgtgaggcagcaatgctaCCTGCTGCACCACTGCACCACCCACCAAGAATATAAAAGAGGTTTCTGTGGAGGTGTGGAACAAGGTCCCCCTTAATATAGACATTACAGGAAGAGACTGTTATTCTATCCAGGGCAGGTGCTGGATAGTCACaatgcttaatttttttttgcagtgttcacataaaattaaaaattaaaaaaaacgttTGCAGGTCTAATCAGGAAATGACTAATTTGACTCAAGCTTTTAAAGTAGTGCTGTACTGAAAAAAGAGTAGTAAATGTTTTCAGTGCACTTGACATTCACCTCACAGACAGAAGATGGTTCTAGAAATGACaagatactatactatacaattttaaatgaaaagcatgtaaatagatagatagatagatagatagatagatagatagatagatagatagatagatagatagatagatagatattgggcaggcataacattataaccacctgcgtaatattgctgcccttttgctgccacaacagccctgacccgtcatgcactgtgtattctgatacctttctatcagaaccagcattaacaagcgacagtagctcgtcttttggATCGGTTCACACTTGCTTTACTTGCTTTGGCCGCCCATGATCCTGTTGCTGGTtgccttccttggaccacttttgataaatactgaccactgcataccGGGAAtgccccacaagagctacagttttggagatgctctgatccagtcgtctagccatcacaatttggccctcgtcaaactcgctcaaatccttacgcttgcccatttttcctgattctaacacatcaacttttaggacaaaatgttcacttgctgcctaatatatcccacccactaacaggtgccaatcagtgttattcacttcacctctcagtgctcataatgttatgcctgatatgtgtgtgtatatatatatatatatataatatatatattatatatatatatataaaagaaggACAAATTAATATTTTCATGCGTAACTTGTGCAGGTTTGTTTCATATAGTATTGTATAATCTGTACCCCTCCCTGTATAAGAGGAAATAAATCAAGCAATCAGTTTGTTTTAATGTGTTGGTCTGTTGTTTATGGCCTCAACAGGACGTGGTCGGGGGCCGCTTTGATGCCACGCAAGCATTCGTCGGGGAACTGGGTCACTTCAATATGTGGGATCGGGTTCTCAGATCTGTAGAC harbors:
- the nptx2b gene encoding neuronal pentraxin-2b isoform X2, which encodes MRRPSVLLMCVFTVACVKAVHGQEEKEKRFLCTVIPVDKDPSCPVQTEFVQSVQGEGLKKTVMQLRETVLQQQETITQQLGAIKELTSKLSQCESTSEESSSWRNGKDTMDDVPRDPNETLDALGKTMQSLKDRLQNLEQQQLRASLSGAPFPSELRDMLQRRLGDLESQLLSKVNEMEEEKSQLYNETSVHRQRTENTLNTLINRISDLEKGTGLKSPEDFKLSLPLRTNYLFGRVKKSLPEMYAFTVCMWLKSSSSPGIGTPFSYGVPGQANEIVLIEWGNNPIELLINDKVAQLPLSLNDGRWHHICITWTTRDGLWETYQDGQKVGSGENLAPWHPIKPDGVLILGQEQDVVGGRFDATQAFVGELGHFNMWDRVLRSVDISAMANCSSYIPGNVVAWADSNIEVFGGASKGPLELCEDRIFNN
- the nptx2b gene encoding neuronal pentraxin-2b isoform X1 encodes the protein MRRPSVLLMCVFTVACVKAVHGQEEKEKRFLCTVIPVDKDPSCPVQTEFVQSVQGEGLKKTVMQLRETVLQQQETITQQLGAIKELTSKLSQCESTSEESSSWRNGKDTMDDVPRDPNETLDALGKTMQSLKDRLQNLEQQQLRASLSGAPFPSELRDMLQRRLGDLESQLLSKVNEMEEEKSQLYNETSVHRQRTENTLNTLINRISDLEKAGTGLKSPEDFKLSLPLRTNYLFGRVKKSLPEMYAFTVCMWLKSSSSPGIGTPFSYGVPGQANEIVLIEWGNNPIELLINDKVAQLPLSLNDGRWHHICITWTTRDGLWETYQDGQKVGSGENLAPWHPIKPDGVLILGQEQDVVGGRFDATQAFVGELGHFNMWDRVLRSVDISAMANCSSYIPGNVVAWADSNIEVFGGASKGPLELCEDRIFNN